One genomic window of Microbacterium testaceum StLB037 includes the following:
- a CDS encoding NAD-dependent epimerase/dehydratase family protein yields MRVLATGASGFLGRAVVRALQDAGHEVRTLQRRASGVDSAEDRLGSVTDPDAVASALDGIDGVVHLAAKVSLAGDPGQFHAVNVEGTRTLLDAAAAAGVSRVVHVSSPSVAHAGHALAGVGAEPADPDAAHGEYARTKAEAERLALSRVGDGLALVAIRPHLVWGPGDTQLIARVVDRARRGRLPLLNGGTALIDSTYVDNAASGIVAALDRVDAVSGRAYVLTNGEPRPVGDLLAGICRASGVTPPRFSVPAGLAKAAGALVERVWAVRPGEDEPPMTRFLAEQLSTAHWFDQTEIRRDLRWAPAVSLDEGLRRLARA; encoded by the coding sequence GTGAGGGTTCTCGCGACCGGCGCGTCCGGCTTCCTCGGCCGGGCCGTCGTCCGCGCCCTGCAGGACGCCGGGCACGAGGTCCGCACCCTGCAGCGCCGCGCGTCGGGCGTCGACAGCGCCGAGGATCGCCTCGGTTCGGTGACGGATCCGGATGCCGTGGCATCCGCCCTCGACGGGATCGACGGCGTGGTGCACCTCGCCGCCAAGGTGTCGCTCGCGGGGGATCCGGGGCAGTTCCACGCGGTGAACGTCGAGGGGACGCGGACGCTCCTGGACGCCGCCGCCGCGGCGGGCGTCTCGCGCGTCGTGCACGTGTCGTCGCCGTCGGTCGCGCACGCGGGGCACGCCCTCGCCGGTGTGGGGGCGGAGCCCGCCGATCCGGACGCCGCACACGGCGAATACGCCCGCACCAAGGCCGAGGCCGAGCGGCTCGCGCTCTCCCGCGTCGGTGACGGCCTGGCGCTCGTGGCGATCCGCCCGCACCTCGTCTGGGGTCCGGGCGACACGCAGCTCATCGCGCGCGTCGTCGACCGCGCCCGCCGGGGACGGCTGCCGCTGCTGAACGGCGGAACGGCGCTCATCGATTCCACGTACGTCGACAACGCGGCATCCGGGATCGTCGCCGCCCTCGACCGCGTCGACGCCGTCAGCGGCCGTGCCTACGTGCTGACCAACGGCGAACCGCGTCCGGTCGGCGACCTGCTCGCCGGGATCTGCCGCGCCTCGGGCGTGACGCCGCCGCGGTTCAGCGTGCCCGCGGGGCTGGCCAAGGCCGCGGGGGCGCTCGTCGAGCGGGTGTGGGCCGTGCGTCCCGGCGAGGACGAGCCGCCGATGACTCGGTTCCTCGCCGAGCAGCTGTCGACAGCGCACTGGTTCGACCAGACCGAGATCCGCCGCGACCTCCGCTGGGCGCCGGCCGTGTCGCTGGACGAGGGCCTGCGCCGCCTCGCGCGGGCCTGA
- the katG gene encoding catalase/peroxidase HPI encodes MSDALNGCPVFHDGAAPDDNRLPVGEAPADSEPAGALPHPTQGSANRVWWPESLNVKILAKNNALRDPLDEGFDYRAAFEALDLDAVKKDLQEVMTTSQDWWPADFGHYGPLMIRMAWHSAGTYRVTDGRGGSGAGMQRFAPLNSWPDNVNLDKARRLLWPVKKKYGQSISWADLMILAGNVALEDMGFPTFGFAGGRQDVWEPDDDVYWGPETTWLGDERYTGNRELEKPLAAVQMGLIYVNPEGPNGNPDPQLSAHDIRETFGRMAMNDEETVALIAGGHTFGKTHGAASDSHVGPNPEAGDIEDQGLGWKSSYGSGKGDDTISSGLEVTWTYHPTRWDNEFFHILFAYEWELFESPAGAHQWRPKNGAGADMVPEAHSDGRREPRMLTSDLALRVDPAYEKISRRFLEDPAAFQDAFARAWFKLTHRDMGPRERYLGPEVPSEVLVWQDPVPAVDHPLIDQADAAALKQQILDSGLTVQQLVTTTWAAASTFRGSDKRGGVNGARIRLEPQRSWTVNNPEQLASVLSVLEGVKAAFDAQGEKKVSIADLLVLAGNAGVEQAARAGGVEVEVPFTPGRTDASQEHTEIESFRWLEPVADGFRNYASREARLPAEFLLLDKANLLTLTAPEMTVLVGGLRAIGANWDGSDWGVFTDTPGALTNDVFANLLDLGTTWKPLDSGKHAFEGTKDGSGEKVGIGTRVDLVFASNSELRALAEVYASDDAKEKFVRDFVAAWRKVTELDRFDLV; translated from the coding sequence ATGAGCGACGCTCTGAACGGGTGCCCCGTTTTCCACGATGGAGCCGCCCCCGACGACAACCGACTGCCGGTGGGCGAAGCCCCCGCCGACAGCGAGCCCGCCGGCGCCCTGCCCCACCCGACCCAGGGATCCGCCAACCGCGTGTGGTGGCCCGAATCCCTCAACGTGAAGATCCTCGCCAAGAACAACGCGCTGCGCGACCCGCTCGACGAGGGCTTCGACTACCGCGCCGCCTTCGAGGCGCTCGACCTGGATGCCGTCAAGAAGGACCTGCAGGAGGTCATGACGACCTCGCAGGACTGGTGGCCCGCGGACTTCGGGCACTACGGACCCCTGATGATCCGCATGGCGTGGCACAGCGCCGGAACCTACCGCGTGACCGACGGTCGCGGGGGATCGGGCGCGGGCATGCAGCGCTTCGCCCCGCTGAACAGCTGGCCCGACAACGTCAACCTCGACAAGGCCCGCCGCCTGCTGTGGCCCGTCAAGAAGAAGTACGGCCAGTCGATCTCGTGGGCCGACCTCATGATCCTCGCCGGCAACGTGGCGCTGGAGGACATGGGCTTCCCGACCTTCGGCTTCGCCGGCGGACGCCAGGACGTGTGGGAGCCCGACGACGACGTGTACTGGGGCCCCGAGACCACGTGGCTCGGTGACGAGCGCTACACGGGCAACCGCGAGCTCGAGAAGCCGCTCGCCGCCGTGCAGATGGGCCTCATCTACGTCAACCCCGAGGGCCCCAACGGCAACCCCGACCCGCAGCTCTCGGCCCACGACATCCGCGAGACGTTCGGCCGCATGGCCATGAACGACGAGGAGACCGTCGCCCTCATCGCCGGCGGCCACACCTTCGGCAAAACGCACGGTGCGGCGAGTGACTCCCACGTCGGTCCCAACCCCGAGGCCGGCGACATCGAGGACCAGGGCCTGGGCTGGAAGAGCAGCTACGGCAGCGGCAAGGGCGACGACACCATCTCGAGCGGTCTCGAGGTCACGTGGACCTACCACCCGACCCGCTGGGACAACGAGTTCTTCCACATCCTCTTCGCGTACGAGTGGGAGCTCTTCGAGAGTCCGGCCGGTGCGCACCAGTGGCGTCCGAAGAACGGCGCGGGCGCCGATATGGTCCCCGAGGCCCACTCCGACGGCCGACGCGAGCCGCGCATGCTCACGAGCGACCTCGCGCTGCGCGTCGACCCGGCATACGAGAAGATCTCGCGCCGCTTCCTCGAGGACCCGGCCGCGTTCCAGGATGCCTTCGCCCGCGCGTGGTTCAAGCTGACCCACCGCGACATGGGCCCGCGTGAGCGCTACCTCGGTCCCGAGGTGCCGTCCGAGGTGCTCGTCTGGCAGGACCCCGTGCCCGCCGTCGACCACCCGCTGATCGATCAGGCGGATGCCGCTGCCCTCAAGCAGCAGATCCTCGACAGCGGCCTCACGGTGCAGCAGCTCGTCACCACCACGTGGGCCGCCGCCTCGACGTTCCGCGGCAGCGACAAGCGCGGTGGCGTGAACGGCGCGCGGATTCGCCTCGAGCCGCAGCGAAGCTGGACGGTCAACAACCCCGAGCAGCTGGCATCCGTCCTGTCTGTTCTCGAGGGCGTGAAGGCCGCCTTCGACGCGCAGGGCGAGAAGAAGGTGTCGATCGCCGACCTGCTCGTGCTCGCCGGCAACGCCGGTGTCGAGCAGGCCGCTCGTGCCGGGGGCGTCGAGGTCGAGGTGCCCTTCACCCCGGGCCGCACCGATGCCTCGCAGGAGCACACCGAGATCGAGTCGTTCCGCTGGCTCGAGCCGGTCGCCGACGGCTTCCGCAACTACGCCTCGCGCGAGGCTCGCCTCCCGGCGGAGTTCCTTCTGCTCGACAAGGCCAACCTGCTCACCCTCACCGCGCCCGAGATGACCGTGCTGGTCGGCGGCCTCCGCGCGATCGGGGCGAACTGGGACGGCAGCGACTGGGGCGTGTTCACCGACACCCCCGGTGCGCTGACGAACGACGTGTTCGCGAACCTCCTCGACCTCGGCACGACGTGGAAGCCGCTCGACAGCGGCAAGCACGCCTTCGAGGGGACGAAGGACGGCTCGGGCGAGAAGGTCGGGATCGGCACGCGTGTCGACCTCGTGTTCGCCTCGAACTCCGAGCTGCGCGCGCTCGCCGAGGTCTACGCCTCCGACGACGCCAAGGAGAAGTTCGTCCGCGACTTCGTCGCCGCCTGGCGCAAGGTCACCGAGCTCGACCGGTTCGACCTGGTCTGA
- a CDS encoding Fur family transcriptional regulator, which produces MLDDRTDATADDLIRGAGLRVTATRVAVLEALRTRPHATADAVYDGIRGSLPGTSKQSVYNALGDFVDAGVARRIEPAGHAGTFELRVGDNHHHVVCTVCGRIDDVDCVVGAAPCLHMPEGSGFTIQTAEVTFWGVCPDCRATSEAERPRGSR; this is translated from the coding sequence ATGCTCGACGATCGGACGGATGCCACCGCGGATGACCTCATCCGCGGTGCCGGACTCCGGGTGACGGCGACGCGTGTCGCCGTCCTCGAAGCCCTTCGCACCCGCCCGCACGCCACCGCGGACGCCGTGTACGACGGCATCCGCGGATCCCTTCCCGGCACGAGCAAGCAATCGGTGTACAACGCCCTCGGCGACTTCGTCGACGCGGGTGTCGCCCGCCGCATCGAACCCGCCGGCCACGCCGGCACGTTCGAGCTGCGCGTGGGGGACAACCACCACCACGTGGTGTGCACCGTGTGCGGACGCATCGACGACGTGGACTGCGTCGTCGGGGCGGCACCGTGCCTGCATATGCCGGAGGGGAGTGGGTTCACCATCCAGACCGCCGAAGTGACGTTCTGGGGGGTCTGCCCCGACTGTCGAGCCACGTCCGAAGCCGAACGACCGAGAGGATCCCGATGA
- a CDS encoding stage II sporulation protein M: MDLDALTAARREEWARLDELGRTRRLSGDQVDELVTRYRAASADLADIKTSAGRTPQGDYVSILLARTRLRLTGVRENVLKQMPRFFLLQLPAALYRVRWTTLAVAIGFIVVSTMVALWISGDPATVAALGSRSELQNYADEQFVSYYRENPNAIFAGSVWTNNAWIAAQCVLFGVTGIWPLMAMMQNAIGVGQSAAIMIAFDRTDVFFQFILPHGLLELTAIFVAGAAGLHIFWAWVAPGRRTRAAALAAEGRSLATVAVGLVFALALSGIVEGFVTPREWPWQVKIAIGAAALGVFLFYMLWVGGRAARSGETGDLTEYEAGTPTLTAG, from the coding sequence ATGGACCTCGACGCCCTCACGGCCGCCCGCCGCGAGGAGTGGGCGCGCCTCGACGAACTGGGCCGCACGCGACGTCTGAGCGGCGACCAGGTCGACGAGCTCGTCACGCGGTACCGCGCGGCATCCGCTGATCTCGCCGATATCAAAACCTCCGCCGGACGTACGCCGCAGGGAGACTACGTCTCGATCCTCCTGGCCCGTACGCGCCTGCGCCTCACGGGCGTGCGCGAGAACGTGCTCAAGCAGATGCCGCGCTTCTTCCTGCTCCAGTTGCCGGCGGCGCTGTACCGCGTGCGGTGGACGACTCTGGCGGTCGCGATCGGTTTCATCGTCGTCTCCACGATGGTCGCCCTGTGGATCTCGGGCGACCCGGCGACGGTCGCCGCCCTCGGCAGCCGGAGCGAACTGCAGAACTACGCCGACGAGCAGTTCGTGAGCTACTACCGCGAGAACCCCAACGCGATCTTCGCGGGTTCGGTGTGGACCAACAACGCCTGGATCGCGGCGCAGTGCGTGCTGTTCGGGGTCACGGGCATCTGGCCGCTGATGGCGATGATGCAGAACGCGATCGGGGTCGGGCAGTCGGCCGCGATCATGATCGCCTTCGACCGGACCGACGTGTTCTTCCAGTTCATCCTTCCGCACGGGCTCCTCGAGCTCACCGCGATCTTCGTGGCGGGGGCCGCGGGGCTGCACATCTTCTGGGCCTGGGTCGCCCCCGGTCGGCGCACGCGCGCGGCGGCCCTGGCCGCCGAGGGGCGTTCCCTGGCCACGGTCGCGGTGGGGCTCGTCTTCGCGCTCGCTCTGTCGGGGATCGTCGAGGGTTTCGTCACGCCGCGTGAATGGCCGTGGCAGGTGAAGATCGCGATCGGCGCGGCGGCGCTCGGGGTGTTCCTCTTCTACATGCTGTGGGTCGGCGGGAGGGCCGCCCGGTCGGGCGAGACCGGCGATCTCACCGAGTACGAGGCGGGGACCCCCACGCTCACCGCGGGCTGA
- a CDS encoding RDD family protein, with the protein MASSAASPRSEVRTPAARGVTLIDIASEEILTGEAVALDVQPLGFFLRALGCLIDMVVGVVLLIGGGLLLVTMAASGALPDSALRIGIITLIVLVMVVLPTTVETLSRGRSLGRLAVGGRIVRVDGGAAGFRAALIRALVGVLELWLTLGGIAAVVGMFTPRAQRLGDLVAGTASERTRTRPLPPPAPGLPPGWESWAQVADVSRLPDRLAARVSQFVRGAELLDPAARVRIAGSLADAVAPFVSPRPPADPEAFVRAVASVRRDREYRALVIERERAASLTGR; encoded by the coding sequence ATGGCTTCGTCCGCGGCATCCCCCCGATCCGAGGTGCGCACGCCCGCGGCGCGCGGTGTCACGCTCATCGACATCGCGTCCGAGGAGATCCTGACCGGTGAGGCGGTCGCCCTCGACGTCCAGCCCCTCGGTTTCTTCCTGCGTGCTCTCGGCTGCCTGATCGACATGGTGGTCGGCGTCGTGCTGCTGATCGGCGGGGGTCTCCTGCTCGTGACGATGGCGGCATCCGGGGCCCTTCCCGACAGCGCGCTGCGGATCGGGATCATCACCCTGATCGTGCTGGTCATGGTGGTCCTCCCCACCACCGTCGAGACCCTGTCACGCGGACGCAGCCTCGGTCGCCTCGCCGTCGGAGGACGCATCGTCCGCGTCGACGGCGGAGCGGCGGGCTTCCGTGCCGCGCTGATCCGCGCCCTCGTCGGCGTGCTCGAGCTGTGGCTGACCCTCGGCGGCATCGCCGCGGTCGTGGGCATGTTCACGCCGCGCGCTCAGCGCCTCGGCGACCTCGTCGCGGGCACCGCGAGCGAACGGACGCGCACGCGTCCCCTCCCTCCGCCGGCGCCGGGGCTGCCCCCGGGCTGGGAATCGTGGGCACAGGTCGCCGACGTGTCGCGTCTGCCGGATCGGCTCGCCGCGCGCGTGTCGCAGTTCGTGCGTGGAGCGGAGCTTCTCGACCCGGCCGCACGCGTGCGGATCGCCGGGTCTCTGGCCGACGCCGTGGCCCCGTTCGTGTCGCCGCGCCCCCCGGCGGATCCCGAAGCCTTCGTGCGGGCGGTCGCCTCCGTGCGACGGGATCGGGAGTACCGCGCGCTCGTGATCGAACGGGAGCGCGCAGCGAGCCTCACCGGCCGCTGA
- a CDS encoding DUF3499 family protein has product MRDRLCSKVGCAREAMSTLTYDYGDQMAALGPLGRVDDPHAHDLCAIHADRLSVPRGWVVVRHETLRA; this is encoded by the coding sequence ATGCGCGACAGACTCTGCTCGAAGGTGGGATGCGCCCGCGAGGCGATGAGCACCCTCACCTACGACTACGGCGACCAGATGGCGGCCCTGGGCCCCCTGGGCCGTGTCGACGATCCGCACGCGCACGACCTCTGCGCCATCCACGCCGACCGCCTGTCGGTGCCGCGCGGCTGGGTGGTCGTCCGGCACGAGACGCTGCGCGCCTGA
- a CDS encoding metallopeptidase family protein, with protein MRPPLPPIDTRVERFDIAVGAAAEFLRSAWAELREVSFEIGIMPPAATDGIPRWTVLREEKRIILYRIPIERLGHPHHDDDLHRRMMIEGAVFRAAAEYLDRDPWDLGPERFRYF; from the coding sequence GTGCGCCCGCCGCTCCCCCCGATCGACACCCGGGTCGAGCGCTTCGACATCGCCGTCGGTGCCGCGGCGGAATTCCTCCGCTCCGCCTGGGCCGAACTGCGCGAGGTCTCGTTCGAGATCGGGATCATGCCCCCGGCGGCGACCGACGGAATCCCCCGCTGGACGGTGCTGCGCGAGGAGAAGCGCATCATCCTCTACCGCATCCCCATCGAACGCCTCGGCCACCCGCACCACGACGACGACCTGCACCGCCGCATGATGATCGAGGGAGCCGTCTTCCGCGCGGCGGCGGAGTACCTCGACCGCGACCCCTGGGACCTCGGCCCGGAGCGCTTCCGCTACTTCTGA
- a CDS encoding DUF5719 family protein codes for MSSDRRLVRWATTSARVVAGSVVAAAVVVGTVAGIAAPWPTLTATPVRIEATPAASDTVLACDGPLLALGRSAEQAGALSAAAPQAIVSGPADSAAVESALTGSTGDGSGNATALRAQPRDGVAVPVAAAGSATATSEDLIGFSASACRPPLAESWLVAGATTTGANDLVVLGNPGDVPATVQLSVYGAQGVSTPPGGSNIVVPAGEQRVVPLAGLLLGEESPVVRVTATGAPVHASLQASLTRLLLPGGVDQVAPSAQADTHVVIPGVQVLTSGGSDAGTVLRLLAPGAAATATVTLTPVGTAAPGEPRQVPLEAGKPTSLDLSGVGLGAYTVDVTADQPVVAGVWSTTGFGQGADFAWYSPAPQIAVSSAVAVASGAGAALVLSSDRGAGDATVTLTPADGGTPLTIAVPDGGGVSTAVAAGVYTLEPSTPVRAAVTYASTGAVAGYPLWPADTAESAVTVLP; via the coding sequence ATGAGCAGCGACCGCCGACTCGTCCGCTGGGCGACGACCAGCGCCCGCGTGGTCGCCGGGTCCGTCGTCGCCGCGGCCGTCGTCGTGGGGACGGTGGCGGGCATCGCGGCGCCGTGGCCGACCCTCACCGCCACCCCGGTCCGCATCGAGGCGACGCCCGCGGCCTCCGACACCGTGCTGGCCTGCGACGGGCCGCTGCTCGCACTCGGTCGCAGTGCCGAGCAGGCGGGAGCGCTCAGCGCGGCCGCGCCGCAGGCGATCGTGAGCGGACCGGCCGACAGCGCCGCGGTCGAGAGTGCACTGACCGGATCGACCGGCGACGGATCGGGGAATGCCACGGCGCTCCGCGCGCAGCCGCGCGACGGCGTGGCGGTGCCGGTCGCCGCCGCGGGGTCGGCGACGGCCACCTCGGAAGATCTCATCGGGTTCTCGGCATCCGCGTGCCGCCCTCCGCTGGCGGAGTCGTGGCTCGTGGCCGGCGCGACGACGACCGGGGCGAACGACCTCGTCGTCCTCGGCAACCCCGGCGACGTGCCCGCGACGGTCCAGCTGTCGGTCTACGGGGCGCAGGGGGTGTCGACCCCTCCGGGCGGAAGCAACATCGTCGTGCCCGCGGGCGAGCAGCGCGTGGTGCCGCTGGCGGGGCTTCTCCTCGGCGAGGAGAGCCCGGTCGTGCGTGTCACGGCCACCGGGGCCCCCGTGCACGCGTCGCTCCAGGCGAGTCTGACCCGCCTCCTGCTGCCGGGTGGAGTGGACCAGGTCGCCCCGTCGGCGCAGGCCGACACGCACGTCGTGATACCGGGCGTCCAGGTCCTGACCTCGGGCGGGAGCGATGCGGGGACGGTCCTTCGTCTGCTCGCCCCGGGTGCCGCCGCCACCGCGACGGTGACCCTCACCCCGGTCGGCACCGCCGCTCCCGGGGAGCCGCGCCAGGTCCCCCTCGAGGCGGGGAAGCCCACCTCGCTCGACCTGTCGGGTGTCGGTCTCGGCGCGTACACGGTCGACGTCACCGCCGACCAGCCCGTGGTCGCCGGAGTCTGGTCGACGACCGGCTTCGGCCAGGGGGCGGACTTCGCCTGGTACAGCCCCGCGCCGCAGATTGCGGTTTCGAGCGCCGTCGCGGTGGCATCCGGTGCCGGTGCCGCGCTCGTCCTCAGCTCCGATCGGGGCGCGGGAGACGCCACGGTCACGCTCACGCCCGCCGACGGCGGTACGCCGCTCACCATCGCCGTGCCGGACGGGGGCGGCGTCTCGACCGCGGTCGCCGCGGGGGTGTACACGCTCGAGCCGAGCACCCCGGTGCGGGCGGCGGTCACCTACGCGTCGACCGGAGCCGTCGCCGGGTACCCGCTGTGGCCGGCCGACACCGCCGAGTCCGCGGTGACGGTGCTGCCGTAG
- a CDS encoding glycosyltransferase — MPARVHAILVVRPEGRTPAAHHLTRTLAAIAAQSRPVDALTIVLCGADPALTQLAASSGAEGVITASAGTPFAAATALATPRLTGDAVWLLAQDTAPEPDALVRLAGALELSPSLAVAAPKLVRWDEPEEIVSLGISLNRYGRTVELAAGEFDQGQHDGDADVLGADVRGLLIRRESWTALGGLDPALGGADEGVDLGVRARLAGDRVSLVPAARVAVAGDGVAAMARGRRRARRRAFAERTAQLHRRLAYAPAAAVPLHWLSLLPLALWRTIVHLVGKVPYRVLPEWGATILVMARVAAVARARRRIRAVRAVGWSRIAPLRVSRAEMRLRWEGDGAVVDAPVRSELQFFVGGGAWAVLGALAVSAALFFPLLAWPVLGGGALAPLRATVAQLWQDAAWGARPLGLDAIGPADPFSAIIAFIGTLSPGDPSRALVVLWVLALPLAVLGGWFAATRVTESPLLRIVAAVAWALAPTFLAALVEGRPAALLAHLLLPWLFYAASVAHRAWAPAGAASVLLVLVLACAPSLAPAAVVLWSAALVVVALVAGRGVARVVWLVVPSIVVFAPLVWTQVRTGNPWGLLADPGVPYAGDEVTADPLGRALLAAGFPSSDPGGWASVLNGPVWWVGLLIAPLAVLALLAVLTPRWVTASALLIIAAVGLATAFAAVGVSVSFDHGTPVPLWPGAGLSLAWLGVVGSAMVALDAGIGERVRVLRPIGALVTLVALVVAVGPALTASLDQAHPRSVLTNGPTSTLPAFVAAEGRGSTAIGTIVLDPRADGLRVDVVWGGSATVGGQSTVQATRTEARPADRDLAALAADLTTPSSDDVVSRLAERGIAFVLLKSAPAGENDVIRGARLAAATSLDQRDALDGVGTTSRGDLWRVTADVQPRQPLTDTQAHLRNLVTLGSLGVLLVALLLAVPTTASRRVARRTPRIVGPTPGGSR; from the coding sequence ATGCCCGCCCGTGTTCACGCCATCCTCGTCGTCCGCCCCGAGGGACGGACTCCTGCCGCGCACCATCTGACCCGCACCCTCGCGGCGATCGCCGCGCAGAGCCGCCCCGTCGACGCTCTGACCATCGTCCTGTGCGGAGCCGACCCGGCGCTGACGCAGCTGGCCGCCTCATCCGGTGCGGAGGGCGTCATCACGGCCTCGGCCGGAACGCCCTTCGCCGCCGCGACGGCGCTGGCGACCCCCCGACTCACGGGGGACGCGGTCTGGCTGCTCGCCCAGGACACCGCCCCCGAGCCCGACGCTCTCGTCCGGCTCGCCGGAGCGCTCGAGCTCTCCCCGTCGCTCGCGGTGGCGGCGCCCAAGCTCGTCCGCTGGGACGAGCCCGAGGAGATCGTCTCCCTCGGCATCAGCCTCAACCGCTACGGTCGCACGGTCGAACTCGCGGCCGGGGAGTTCGACCAGGGGCAGCACGACGGCGATGCCGACGTTCTCGGCGCGGACGTGCGAGGCCTGCTGATCCGTCGTGAGTCCTGGACCGCGCTCGGCGGTCTCGATCCCGCCCTCGGCGGTGCGGACGAGGGCGTGGACCTCGGGGTGCGCGCGCGTCTGGCCGGCGACCGGGTGTCGCTGGTCCCCGCCGCCCGTGTCGCGGTCGCCGGCGACGGTGTCGCGGCGATGGCTCGCGGCCGCCGTCGCGCGCGGCGCCGCGCCTTCGCCGAGCGCACCGCGCAGTTGCACCGGCGCCTCGCGTACGCCCCGGCGGCAGCCGTCCCGCTGCACTGGCTGTCGCTGCTCCCGCTGGCGCTGTGGCGCACGATCGTCCACCTCGTCGGCAAGGTGCCGTACCGCGTCCTTCCCGAATGGGGCGCGACGATCCTCGTCATGGCCCGTGTCGCCGCTGTCGCGCGCGCGCGACGCCGGATCCGTGCCGTGCGCGCCGTCGGGTGGTCGCGCATCGCGCCGCTGCGCGTCTCGCGTGCCGAGATGCGGCTGCGGTGGGAGGGAGACGGCGCCGTCGTGGACGCGCCCGTCCGCTCCGAGCTGCAGTTCTTCGTCGGCGGAGGGGCGTGGGCCGTGCTCGGCGCGCTCGCCGTGTCGGCGGCGCTGTTCTTCCCGCTGCTGGCCTGGCCAGTGCTGGGTGGCGGCGCCCTCGCGCCGCTGCGCGCGACGGTCGCCCAGCTGTGGCAGGACGCGGCGTGGGGCGCGCGTCCCCTGGGACTGGATGCCATCGGCCCCGCCGATCCGTTCTCGGCGATCATCGCCTTCATCGGCACCCTGTCGCCCGGGGACCCGTCGCGCGCCCTCGTCGTGCTCTGGGTGCTCGCCCTCCCGCTCGCCGTCCTGGGCGGGTGGTTCGCCGCGACCCGGGTGACCGAGTCGCCGCTGCTGCGCATCGTCGCGGCCGTCGCCTGGGCGCTCGCGCCGACCTTCCTCGCCGCTCTCGTCGAGGGCCGACCCGCCGCCCTCCTCGCCCACCTTCTGCTGCCGTGGCTCTTCTACGCCGCGAGCGTCGCGCACCGGGCCTGGGCGCCGGCGGGGGCGGCATCCGTTCTCCTCGTGCTCGTGCTCGCCTGCGCTCCCTCTCTCGCCCCGGCGGCCGTCGTGCTGTGGTCGGCGGCGCTCGTCGTGGTCGCCCTCGTGGCCGGACGCGGAGTGGCCCGCGTGGTGTGGCTCGTCGTGCCGTCGATCGTCGTCTTCGCGCCGCTCGTGTGGACCCAGGTGCGCACCGGGAACCCGTGGGGCCTGCTCGCCGACCCCGGGGTGCCGTACGCCGGCGACGAGGTGACGGCCGACCCGCTCGGCCGAGCGCTCCTCGCCGCGGGATTCCCGAGCTCCGACCCCGGCGGGTGGGCGTCGGTGCTGAACGGACCCGTGTGGTGGGTGGGTCTGCTGATCGCCCCCCTGGCCGTCCTGGCGCTGCTCGCGGTCCTCACGCCGCGGTGGGTGACGGCATCCGCTCTGCTGATCATCGCGGCCGTGGGTCTCGCGACGGCGTTCGCCGCGGTGGGGGTGTCCGTGTCCTTCGACCACGGCACGCCCGTTCCGCTGTGGCCGGGCGCGGGCCTGAGCCTCGCCTGGCTCGGTGTCGTGGGAAGCGCGATGGTGGCTCTGGATGCCGGGATCGGGGAACGGGTGCGCGTCCTCCGGCCCATCGGTGCCCTCGTGACCCTCGTGGCGCTGGTCGTCGCGGTGGGACCGGCGCTCACGGCATCCCTCGACCAGGCCCATCCGCGGTCGGTGCTCACGAACGGACCGACCTCGACCCTCCCCGCGTTCGTCGCGGCGGAGGGGCGCGGATCGACCGCGATCGGGACCATCGTGCTGGACCCCCGCGCCGACGGTCTGCGCGTCGACGTCGTCTGGGGCGGGAGCGCCACCGTGGGCGGTCAGAGCACCGTCCAGGCCACGCGGACCGAGGCGCGGCCGGCCGATCGCGACCTCGCCGCGCTCGCGGCGGATCTGACCACCCCCTCGTCGGACGACGTCGTGTCGCGCCTGGCGGAGCGGGGGATCGCGTTCGTCCTGCTCAAGTCCGCCCCGGCGGGTGAGAACGACGTCATCCGCGGTGCCCGTCTGGCCGCGGCGACCTCGCTCGACCAGCGGGACGCGCTCGACGGCGTCGGCACCACGTCCCGCGGCGACCTGTGGCGCGTGACCGCGGACGTACAGCCGCGACAGCCGCTCACCGACACCCAGGCGCACCTGCGCAACCTCGTGACGCTGGGGTCGCTGGGGGTCCTCCTCGTCGCGCTCCTGCTGGCCGTGCCCACCACCGCCTCGCGCCGCGTCGCGCGACGCACGCCCCGCATCGTGGGCCCGACCCCGGGAGGAAGCCGATGA
- a CDS encoding WhiB family transcriptional regulator has translation MTSQYRSGVPDNWFVDPVDLGVPGVRRDIDAVEENTLAWQTDALCAQTDPEAFFPEKGGSTRDAKRICTSCDVKSECLEYALQNDERFGIWGGLSERERRKLKRRA, from the coding sequence ATGACGTCGCAGTACCGGTCCGGTGTTCCGGACAACTGGTTCGTCGATCCGGTCGACCTCGGTGTTCCCGGTGTCCGTCGTGACATCGACGCTGTCGAAGAGAACACGCTCGCGTGGCAGACCGACGCGCTCTGCGCGCAGACCGACCCCGAGGCGTTCTTCCCCGAAAAGGGCGGATCCACGCGCGACGCGAAGCGGATCTGCACCTCGTGCGACGTCAAGTCCGAGTGCCTCGAATACGCCCTCCAGAACGACGAGCGCTTCGGCATCTGGGGCGGTCTCAGCGAGCGCGAGCGCCGCAAGCTGAAGCGTCGCGCCTGA